A window of Brachybacterium fresconis contains these coding sequences:
- a CDS encoding anthranilate synthase family protein — protein MNCQVSASQALQIISEHETSYALILRQATPDYIDLLIFDASTVEDTTQIATDDEATKLVLLPYRSIEERGFSAQDDKQPILTCTVSQHYVTDRDEFESLVAGPIGHVENFEFDISDAEYADIASASIVEDIGSGLGSNFVLKRTLQGTLSDSSNASLLGLYKRLVQREAGAYWTFLVSLEDRVFQGASPERHVSLHDSIVAMTPISGTLRAEGRRPTTREVQAFLADQKEADELLMVLDEELKMMASLCPEGAAVIGPRIRRMSNVVHTEFEISGRTSANIGRVLRSTLLAPTVVGSPLESATRVIHKREPSPRGYYSGVVALVEPDGCGGQSLDSAILIRTAEISRYGDVCISAGSTIVRHSDPDSEAQETRAKTAGLRQVFEAEASLDASIGQAMTVRRAVVSDFWLKSTTERALNRHRFSGRTCLIVTAEDDFTHMLAVLLRSLGFYVDELPALDVDELPADRDLILFGPGPGNPENKTDQRIVSLHRLIRSALLQRRPFLAECLSHQILALELGLPIARLAQPHQGEQIELPLWNRQATLGFYNTYTARSLTPFVHSNPARHVRAILHPDSEDVAVLSGTAFASTQFHIESVLTHNNDWLLAELIEGVLSRSETRTTKKVDRGTSVPIS, from the coding sequence ATGAACTGCCAGGTTTCCGCCAGCCAGGCGTTGCAGATCATCAGCGAACACGAGACCAGCTACGCCCTGATACTGCGACAAGCGACCCCGGACTATATCGACCTGCTCATCTTCGACGCCAGCACCGTTGAGGACACGACTCAGATCGCCACCGACGATGAAGCCACCAAACTCGTACTCCTTCCTTACCGTTCGATCGAAGAACGTGGATTCTCCGCTCAAGACGACAAGCAACCAATCTTGACCTGCACGGTGTCTCAGCACTACGTCACAGACCGCGACGAATTCGAGAGCCTGGTCGCGGGACCAATAGGCCACGTGGAGAATTTCGAGTTCGATATCAGCGATGCGGAATACGCCGACATTGCCTCCGCCTCCATTGTCGAAGACATCGGCAGCGGCCTCGGGTCAAACTTCGTCCTAAAACGAACGCTTCAAGGAACGCTGAGCGATAGCAGTAACGCCTCACTACTCGGACTCTACAAGCGGCTGGTCCAACGCGAAGCAGGCGCCTATTGGACCTTTCTAGTCTCGTTGGAAGACAGAGTCTTCCAGGGGGCTTCTCCTGAGCGCCACGTGTCGCTTCATGACTCAATCGTAGCGATGACCCCCATCAGCGGAACTCTAAGAGCGGAAGGGCGTCGGCCGACAACACGCGAGGTCCAAGCGTTCTTAGCAGACCAGAAGGAAGCCGATGAACTCCTCATGGTGCTGGATGAGGAGCTGAAGATGATGGCCTCACTCTGCCCGGAAGGGGCCGCCGTAATCGGTCCACGCATTCGTCGAATGTCTAACGTCGTCCACACGGAGTTCGAAATCTCCGGTCGGACCTCCGCCAACATCGGCCGAGTGCTCAGATCGACCCTCCTAGCTCCAACAGTCGTGGGGAGCCCCCTGGAGAGCGCTACTCGCGTCATCCACAAGCGGGAGCCCTCGCCGCGCGGCTACTACAGCGGCGTGGTGGCTCTGGTCGAACCCGACGGCTGCGGAGGGCAATCTCTCGATTCAGCCATCCTCATCCGAACCGCCGAGATATCGCGATACGGCGACGTATGTATTTCGGCTGGCTCAACTATTGTGCGCCATTCAGATCCCGACTCCGAAGCGCAGGAGACTCGTGCCAAGACTGCGGGATTGCGACAGGTCTTTGAGGCTGAGGCTTCCCTTGACGCCTCCATTGGCCAGGCCATGACAGTTCGCCGCGCCGTAGTGTCCGACTTCTGGCTCAAGAGCACAACTGAGCGCGCACTCAACCGACATCGATTCAGCGGGCGGACATGCCTGATAGTGACCGCCGAAGACGACTTTACACACATGCTGGCTGTACTACTCAGATCCTTGGGATTCTACGTGGACGAACTACCAGCCCTCGACGTGGACGAACTCCCGGCTGACCGTGATCTGATTCTGTTCGGCCCTGGTCCCGGCAACCCCGAGAACAAGACCGATCAGCGCATCGTTTCTCTTCACCGGCTCATCCGGTCCGCGCTGTTGCAACGGCGACCGTTCCTCGCCGAGTGTTTGAGCCATCAGATACTCGCGCTAGAGCTTGGCTTGCCCATAGCTCGACTAGCGCAACCGCACCAAGGTGAGCAGATCGAACTTCCGCTTTGGAATCGACAAGCGACACTGGGGTTCTACAACACATACACCGCTCGTTCCCTAACCCCCTTCGTCCATTCCAATCCCGCAAGGCATGTCCGGGCGATCCTGCACCCTGACTCCGAGGACGTCGCAGTACTCAGCGGTACGGCGTTTGCCTCGACCCAGTTCCACATTGAGTCAGTTCTGACTCACAACAATGATTGGCTGCTCGCTGAACTCATCGAGGGCGTACTCAGCCGTTCCGAAACGAGGACGACCAAGAAGGTGGACCGTGGAACATCAGTACCAATTAGTTGA
- a CDS encoding isochorismatase family protein, whose amino-acid sequence MKHTFTTTSYAQVTIADVKTRGPGWALDWTRAALLVHDMQEYFVRALPVEPSHQLQSNVSRLVRLARDRGAPLIYSGQRGGMTLEERGLMTDFWGPGMDADEEDRRLVDSVEPTEQDSRITKWRYSAFTHTGLAELLSGFGKDQLIVCGIYLHVGILATAIDCVAEDIQCFVIGDATADFNRTLHIDTLEYIGDRCGQIKFIGSDLI is encoded by the coding sequence ATGAAACATACATTCACAACTACGTCATACGCGCAAGTCACTATCGCTGATGTGAAGACGCGCGGACCCGGATGGGCACTCGATTGGACCCGCGCGGCACTGCTCGTCCATGACATGCAGGAGTACTTCGTCCGGGCACTGCCAGTTGAGCCATCTCATCAGTTGCAAAGCAACGTCAGCCGGCTCGTACGTCTCGCCAGAGACCGAGGAGCGCCGCTGATCTACAGCGGTCAGCGTGGCGGGATGACCTTGGAAGAACGAGGACTCATGACGGACTTCTGGGGGCCTGGGATGGACGCAGACGAGGAGGACCGCCGCTTGGTCGACTCTGTTGAGCCTACGGAGCAGGACTCCCGAATTACGAAATGGCGCTATAGCGCCTTCACCCACACCGGCTTGGCAGAACTCCTCTCAGGTTTCGGCAAAGATCAGCTGATCGTCTGTGGGATTTACCTACATGTGGGCATCCTGGCAACTGCCATCGACTGCGTCGCCGAAGACATCCAGTGCTTCGTGATCGGAGATGCAACCGCAGACTTCAATCGAACTCTCCACATCGACACGCTGGAATATATCGGCGATCGATGCGGACAGATCAAGTTCATTGGAAGTGACCTGATATGA
- a CDS encoding 3-deoxy-7-phosphoheptulonate synthase — protein MNWRNLDVVRAIRSRSRSLPLTYGRHALVEQVRHRLEAAQSLVTAEEIEELRVCLAVVASGHATVVQLGDCAEPFVELSPQAVDRKLDFIDEAADLVAGATGQGVIAIGRVAGQFAKPRSNPTETVAGQDIPTYMGDAVNGPGPTPEEREPDPFRLLRGHRLAQRATEAIRHHNSTTGRKIWTSHEALLMDYEHPQVRFQGHDRYLTSTHWPWIGNRTRQLDGAHLSLMEVIRNPVSCKIGPGVSTSEAERLVRTLNPHNEKGRLSLIARFGRSRIRDDFPAIVSALCTAGLEFNWMVDPLHGNTRSADDGAKTRLIPDVLDEVTAFNEILKTFDLHSAGIHLEATGDYGIEECTTSVDSRRGPNSYRSLCDPRLNRIQTAEVLTAWTEGR, from the coding sequence GTGAACTGGCGGAACCTCGACGTCGTTCGTGCCATACGGTCACGATCTCGCAGCCTGCCGCTCACCTATGGGAGACACGCCCTAGTCGAGCAGGTGCGGCACCGGCTGGAGGCGGCCCAGTCCCTCGTGACCGCAGAGGAAATCGAGGAGCTGCGAGTCTGTCTGGCAGTTGTCGCCAGCGGCCACGCAACCGTCGTTCAGCTTGGCGACTGCGCTGAGCCGTTCGTCGAGCTATCACCGCAGGCCGTCGACCGGAAGCTGGACTTCATAGATGAAGCCGCTGACCTGGTCGCTGGAGCCACCGGCCAGGGGGTGATCGCTATCGGTCGGGTCGCGGGTCAGTTCGCGAAGCCCCGCAGCAATCCGACCGAGACCGTCGCCGGACAAGACATTCCAACGTACATGGGCGACGCAGTCAACGGGCCTGGACCAACTCCTGAAGAACGCGAGCCGGACCCGTTCCGGCTCTTGAGAGGTCATCGTTTGGCCCAGCGGGCGACGGAGGCCATACGTCACCACAACAGCACGACCGGACGAAAAATCTGGACGAGCCATGAGGCGCTGCTGATGGACTACGAACACCCGCAGGTTCGATTCCAGGGCCATGATCGTTACCTGACATCGACGCACTGGCCCTGGATAGGTAACCGTACCCGGCAGCTCGACGGTGCCCACTTATCGCTCATGGAGGTCATTCGCAATCCGGTGTCTTGCAAGATTGGACCAGGTGTATCAACGAGCGAAGCTGAGCGGCTTGTCAGGACCCTTAATCCGCATAACGAAAAGGGGCGCCTCTCGCTCATTGCGCGATTCGGTCGTTCACGGATCAGAGATGACTTTCCTGCCATCGTCTCGGCACTATGCACCGCCGGCCTTGAATTTAATTGGATGGTGGATCCTCTTCACGGCAACACGAGAAGTGCTGATGATGGAGCCAAGACACGACTGATACCTGATGTCCTGGACGAGGTCACCGCCTTCAACGAAATTCTCAAGACCTTTGACCTCCACTCCGCGGGTATCCATCTGGAAGCCACCGGAGACTATGGGATCGAAGAGTGCACCACGAGCGTCGATAGCCGACGTGGGCCTAACAGCTACCGGAGCCTCTGCGACCCGCGTCTCAATCGAATCCAAACTGCCGAAGTCCTAACCGCTTGGACGGAGGGCCGCTGA
- a CDS encoding IS5 family transposase (programmed frameshift), producing the protein MARTTSRFRQFTDEQWERIEPLLPSNAGRQGHPFRDNRRIVEAIVYRYRTGIPWRDLPRDEFGPWQTVWKRHARYAADGTWDRILQRILADADAAGMIDWDVSVDATICRAHQHATNTSRLDQDTGGTSNHRNLPASECEPAGHGIGRSRGGLTTKIHSAVDGHGRPLASVVTGGQRNDGAMLHEVLAEIHVPRRGRGRPRSRPDAVLADRAYSNGALRRELRRRRITAVIPEKRDTIAARARRGSAGGRPPAFDAGLYKGRNVIERSFALAKQWRGLATRYDKLAITYRAAVTLCAIMTWLRATG; encoded by the exons ATGGCACGAACGACGTCGAGGTTCCGCCAGTTCACCGACGAGCAGTGGGAACGGATCGAGCCGCTGCTGCCGTCCAACGCCGGTCGGCAGGGGCATCCGTTTCGCGACAATCGCAGAATCGTCGAAGCGATCGTCTACCGCTACCGGACGGGCATCCCGTGGCGGGACCTGCCGCGGGACGAGTTCGGTCCGTGGCAGACGGTCTGGAAGCGCCATGCTCGCTATGCCGCGGACGGCACCTGGGACCGGATCCTGCAGCGCATCCTCGCCGACGCAGACGCTGCCGGGATGATCGACTGGGATGTGTCGGTCGACGCGACCATCTGCCGTGCCCACCAGCACGCGACGAACACCAGCCGTCTCGACCAGGACACAGGGGGCACG TCGAATCACAGGAACCTGCCGGCCAGCGAGTGTGAACCCGCAGGCCACGGCATCGGGCGGTCGCGCGGCGGGTTGACCACGAAGATCCACAGTGCCGTCGACGGGCATGGCCGGCCGCTGGCGTCGGTGGTCACCGGCGGTCAGCGCAACGACGGCGCGATGCTCCACGAGGTCTTGGCCGAAATACACGTGCCTCGCCGGGGGCGGGGTCGGCCGCGCTCTCGGCCGGATGCGGTGCTCGCCGATCGGGCCTATTCGAATGGCGCGCTGCGCCGCGAACTACGGCGTCGCAGGATCACCGCCGTGATCCCGGAAAAGCGGGACACGATCGCCGCCCGCGCCCGCCGCGGCAGCGCCGGTGGCCGGCCTCCGGCGTTCGACGCCGGCTTGTACAAGGGCCGCAACGTCATCGAACGATCCTTCGCCCTGGCCAAGCAATGGCGAGGCCTTGCCACCCGCTACGACAAACTCGCGATAACCTACCGCGCCGCCGTCACCCTCTGCGCCATCATGACCTGGCTACGCGCCACGGGGTAG
- a CDS encoding VOC family protein, translating to MITHIASAILYVTDQDESLAFYRDVLGFEVITDADMGGGARWLEVRPAGAQTAIVLLAAAAFGRSPGEGANLTFASSDIATTIEVLHSRGAEVSEPVEEPWGTYATVVGPDDHRVQFNERRKHI from the coding sequence ATGATCACTCACATAGCGTCTGCGATCCTGTATGTGACCGACCAGGATGAGAGTCTCGCCTTCTACCGAGACGTTCTGGGATTTGAAGTCATCACCGATGCCGACATGGGCGGCGGAGCTCGCTGGCTGGAAGTGCGCCCGGCCGGTGCACAGACCGCCATCGTCCTATTGGCTGCTGCAGCTTTTGGCCGGTCTCCAGGGGAAGGTGCGAATCTGACTTTCGCCAGCAGCGACATCGCCACGACCATCGAAGTTCTGCACTCTCGCGGAGCAGAGGTTTCAGAACCGGTCGAAGAGCCGTGGGGTACTTATGCGACCGTCGTCGGTCCGGACGACCATAGGGTGCAGTTCAACGAACGACGCAAGCACATATAG
- a CDS encoding PhzA/PhzB family protein gives MSISENDDLRNKNLQTVERYMHTKGEDRYDRHNLFVEEGIGGLWTTESGQAIEIRGKSALERHAHWSLQCFPDWEWYNITVHPETDPNHFWVECDGHGAIRFEGYDEGYYENHFLFSFEMDGGLIVRCREFMNPILQLKALGLPVPRIERKGIPQ, from the coding sequence ATGTCCATCAGTGAGAACGATGACCTCCGCAATAAGAACCTCCAAACCGTCGAACGGTACATGCATACCAAAGGCGAGGACCGATATGACCGACACAACCTGTTTGTCGAGGAAGGGATCGGGGGCCTCTGGACCACCGAATCGGGACAAGCAATCGAGATCCGAGGCAAGTCGGCGCTTGAGCGGCATGCGCACTGGTCGCTCCAGTGCTTCCCTGACTGGGAGTGGTACAACATCACAGTCCACCCTGAGACCGATCCCAACCATTTCTGGGTCGAATGCGATGGTCACGGTGCCATCCGGTTCGAGGGGTATGACGAGGGATACTACGAAAACCACTTCCTGTTTTCGTTCGAGATGGACGGCGGCCTGATCGTCCGGTGCCGCGAATTCATGAACCCGATCTTGCAGCTCAAGGCCCTCGGCCTCCCGGTGCCGCGAATTGAACGCAAAGGCATCCCCCAGTAA